A stretch of DNA from Candidatus Saganbacteria bacterium:
TTGCCGATCTTAATCGATTTGCCGAGGATTTGAGAAAAAATATCGATTTTGTGGGAGTGAGAGCGTGAAAATAACGAGAGCTTCTGATTACGCTATAAGGCTTTTGATGCATCTAGCCCAAGAAAAAGACGGAGAGGGAAGATCCGAGAAGATCGCGAAAGAACTCGGTATCCCTTTCAATCATTTGGCAAAACTTGTACAGATACTTGGAAGAAAAGGCTATTTAATAACAAGAAAAGGCAAAGGCGGGGGGCTAAAACTCGCGCTTGATCCAAGAAAAGTCAATCTTGCCGAAGTTATCGAAGCTATTGAGGGGCCGCTTGTAATAAGCGATTGCATCGGAAAAAATAAATTCTGCATTAGAAGCTCAAAATGCAAAATAAGGAAATGTTTCAAGACCGTCCGTGATAAGATACTCGAATTACTCCAAGAAACATCGATCCATGACATGAT
This window harbors:
- a CDS encoding Rrf2 family transcriptional regulator: MKITRASDYAIRLLMHLAQEKDGEGRSEKIAKELGIPFNHLAKLVQILGRKGYLITRKGKGGGLKLALDPRKVNLAEVIEAIEGPLVISDCIGKNKFCIRSSKCKIRKCFKTVRDKILELLQETSIHDMIG